In Hyphomicrobium denitrificans 1NES1, the genomic stretch CGTTGAGTGAGCCTCCCGAATAGGGCCTCAGCGTGGCGGACGATCTCTGCGTGGTGGACGGCACCTGCAGCAGAAACCACAATCGCATCAGGTAGATAGTGCTCTTCGAGATAGGCTCTCAGATCGTCCGCGCGAAATCGCCCGACGCTCGCCCTGGTTCCGAGAATGGGGCGGCCGATCGCCTGCTGGGGAAACGCCGCGCTTTGCATCAGATCGAATATAATGTCGTCGGGATTGTCGTCGGTCGAGGCGATTTCCTGCTGGATGACGACCCGCTCGCGGTCAAGGTCTTCGGGCGCAAACTTCGAGTTGAGCAGGATGTCGGCGATCAGTTCCAGCGCAACGCCCTCGTCGCCCTTGAGCACACGCGCATAGTAAGCGGTGGTGTCGAGACCCGTCGACGCGTTGAGATCGCCGCCGACACACTCGATTGCCTCGGCAATCATTCGTGCCGAGCGCGATCTCGTGCCCTTGAATGCCATGTGCTCGAGGAAATGCGACAGGCCGTGCTGATCATCGCGCTCGTGACGTGAACCAACGGCAACCCAGACGCCGAGCGACACCGTTTCGAGGTTGGGCATCCGATGCGTCGCGACGCGAATGCCGTTTGAAAGCGTGGTCAGCTCGGTGGTCATAGCGCTGTTCCCGTCGAGACGCGGCAATGTTGCAGGACAAAGTTTTGCACCGAGGAGAGGCTGTTCGGCAGCGTATCGAACCTTTCGGCGTCGGTCATGAGGTGCGCCTGATGTGCCGGCAAGGTTGGCCGCGTGCCTGTGATGGCTTCGATTGCATCCGGAAACTTTGTAGGATGCGCAGTCGAAAGAATAACCGTATTGCCTTGCGGCGCCACGCGCTCGGCCGCCACGAACGCGCAAGCCGTATGCGGATCGAGAACATAACCATACATGGCTTTCGTCCGGCGAATCGCGTCCGCGACGTCAGCTTCCGACGCCGATACCGCGGCGAAATCCTCCTTGAGGCGCTGGCTCACGCGCCCGAGTTCGAAACGTCCCGTGGCGATCAGCGACGTCATCGAACTACGAACGAGATCGGCATCCCGATCGGATGCCTCAAACAGATAGCGTTCGAAATTCGATGAGATCTGAATGTCCATCGATGGCGACGTGGTGGCGATCACATCTTTCATCGCATAGACGCCCGTTGCGACGGCGCGTGGCAGAATATCGTTCTCGTTCGATGCGATAATGAGTTTTTCAATCGGAAGGCCCATACGCTTTGCGACATAGCTCGCAAAAATGTCGCCGAAGTTTCCCGTCGGAACGGAAAATGACAATGGACGCTCGGCCCCAATGCGTGACGCCGCCCAGAAATAGTACGTCACCTGCGCGACGATGCGTGCCCAATTGATCGAGTTGACTCCGGAAAGCTCGACGCGATCGCGAAACGCATGATCGTTGAACATCGCTTTGACGAGGGCCTGACAATCGTCAAATGTCCCTTCTATCGCGACGGCATGGACATTCGATTCCAACGGCGTCGTCATCATCCGCCGCTGAACGTCAGAAACGCGGCCTTTTGGGAAAAGGATCACGACGTCGACACGCTTCGAGGACCGGAATGCCTCGATTGCGGCACCGCCGGTGTCGCCGGATGTCGCGCCGACAATCGTGGCGCGTGCGTTTCGCTTGTCGAGCACATGATCCATCAGTCGCGCCAAAAGCTGCATCGCGACGTCTTTGAATGCGAGCGTTGGGCCGTGGAAAAGCTCAAGGATGGTCAGGCCGGGTTTGAGTTCGACGAGCGGCGTCACGTCGGGCGTATCGAAGGTCGCATAGGCATCCGATGCCATTCGATGCAACTCTTCGCGCGAGATCTCATCGCCCGTGAAAGGATGAATGACGTCGACGGCAATCTCGACGAACGGCTTATTTCGAAACGATGAAATGGTCTGAGGCGTCAACGTCGGCCAGACTTCGGGAACGTAGAGACCGCCATCGCGCGCCAGTCCCGCAAGCAGGACGTCTTCAAACCCGAGCGCTTCCGCTCCGCCCCGCGTAGAAATGTATTTCAATGGTGCGATCTCACAGTCGACGTGTTGAGGAGCGATGCCAAACTAGTGGTCTCAATGGTGCGGAACAAGGCATGACCCGGCCCGCCAGCCGGATTCCCGGTCATTAAGATTGTTGGGGCCCGTTTTCCAGCGCCTTCAGGCGCTGGCGCGCAAACACCGCGAAGACGCAAATCAGCGTCACGGCCAAGCCGTACCACGTCACGACATATTGCAAATGTGAATTGGGCAAATTGATCAGCGTAGTCCCCCCCTTCGGCCAACCGCCCGGATTTTCGGGCGTTGCGTCGGCGTCGATCGAAAACGGCGCATAGGCCTGCTGATTTTCAACGTTGAACTGCAGAGGCGATGGCGGCCCCTGCGCGCCCCATCGCATGGCATCGATGTCGCGCCAGTACCATTGATTTGCGCCGTAGTCGTTATCCGGTGTGAACCAGCCTTTGTGCTCCGGCAGGCGGACCAGGCCGGTTACCGCGACGGGCCCCTGAACCTGGCCTTCCGGTCGTTTTGAAGGGTCCTTGAGCGTATCCGGAACCCAGCCACGGTTCACAAACACGGGGGGCAATCCGCCCTCCGGCTTCAATGGCGTGTAGACGTGCCACCCCTGCGTTTCGGCTGCCGGAGCGTAGAGGTGGCGCTCGTGGCTATGGTCGAACGTCCCTGTAACACGAACGTGCAGATATTCGACGTCGCCGTCTTTGACATACTTGGCAAGCGCGGCTGGGTAGGAGACCGGCTCGGCCGTTCGCCGCGCATCGATCTTTGCGATCAGATCTTCCTTCCACGCCTTGCGATGCCATTGCCAGTTGCCGAGACCAATCAGCAACGGCAGCAGAGCGAGCGTCAAAAGCGACGGCAGGATGAGACCGGCGGCACGCCAGCGCGCAAACATCTTTACTCCTTGGCGACGCGACCTTCCTCGGCTTTGTTCCTAAACTGCAGGGCGATCAGGGTCGCCTTCAGGAAGCGCAGCAGAAAGACAGTGAAGATCGGTGTCAGAATACCCCAGAGCAGAACATGCATCCACCAGGGGACGCCGAATTTGAACTCGGCGATCAGCGCTCCGCCGACACAGAAAAAGCCAAGAATGAAGATTCCAAAAACGGCCGGGCCATCACCCGTATCAACGAACTTGTAATCCAAACCGCACTTGTCGCAGTGGTCACGCATGTTGAGCGGGTTGAGCGGACCGGAAAACAACTTCCCTTTGCCGCACCGCGGGCAGACGCATTTCAATCCCACGAGGAACGGGGATGGCGATGTGCTTGAGCTAGACACCAGAACCTCGATATTCTTCCGCTGCCGTGCGACCTGCGCCTCGTAGATCGGCTCCGGACGTTACACCCGAAACGCGAGAGGCGGCTCCGGGCCGCCTCTCACAATATCATGTTGTCCACTTCGACGATAAATCGAAGCTTATTCAGCGCCCGGTGCTATCGGACCCGCGCCCCAGACATAGATACAGGCGAAGAGGAACAGCCAGACGACGTCGACGAAGTGCCAATACCAGGCTGCGGCCTCAAACCCGAAGTGCTGCTGAGGGGTGAAGGCGCCTCTGATCGAACGGATAAGGCAAACGAACAGGAAGATCGTGCCGATGATCACGTGCGCGCCGTGGAAACCCGTCGCCATGAAGAACGTCGAACCATAAGCATGGCCCGCGAAGCTGAAGCCGGCATGGCTATATTCGATCGCCTGGCAGAGCGTGAAAGTGATGCCGAGCAGCACCGTTAGGATAAGACCGATCACCAATCCACGGCGGTCGTTCTTCAGCAGCGAATGGTGGGCCCAGGTCACCGTGCATCCCGAAGTCAAAAGGATGAGCGTGTTGACCAGCGGCAAGCCCCACGGATTAAACGTGTGCTTGAAATAACCCGGTATGGAGGCAGCCGTCTCGGCAGGTACCGGCGGCCATTTCCCGCCGAAGAGTTCGTCCCGGGTCGTCAGGCCAACAAGCTGGCCCGCATTGTTCATTAACTCGTGGACGCCTGCGGGGAATAGGGCGTTATCGAAGTAAGCCCAGAACCAGGCGACGAAGAACATGACCTCCGAGGCGATGAACATGATCATGCCGTAGCGCAGATGGAGCTGCACGACCGGCGTCTGGTAGCCTTCGTTGGCTTCGCGGATAACGTCGAGCCACCAAGCCCATGCCGACGCGACGAGAGCGGTAAACCCGATAGCAAACAGGTACCAGCCTTTGATGCCGAGCACGCCCTCACCGTCGACGTGCGTGCGCATCCAGGCGATGCCACCGATGGCGGTAAGCAACGCCGCAATGGACGCGAGGAGCGGCCAAGGACTGGGATTTACCAGATGATAGTCGTGATGCTTCACATGCGTATCTGCCATTTCGGTCTCCGTCGTCCCCGTTCGTGCTCCCAGATCGAACTCTGATCTTGCTTGGG encodes the following:
- a CDS encoding SURF1 family protein; its protein translation is MFARWRAAGLILPSLLTLALLPLLIGLGNWQWHRKAWKEDLIAKIDARRTAEPVSYPAALAKYVKDGDVEYLHVRVTGTFDHSHERHLYAPAAETQGWHVYTPLKPEGGLPPVFVNRGWVPDTLKDPSKRPEGQVQGPVAVTGLVRLPEHKGWFTPDNDYGANQWYWRDIDAMRWGAQGPPSPLQFNVENQQAYAPFSIDADATPENPGGWPKGGTTLINLPNSHLQYVVTWYGLAVTLICVFAVFARQRLKALENGPQQS
- the thrC gene encoding threonine synthase, producing MKYISTRGGAEALGFEDVLLAGLARDGGLYVPEVWPTLTPQTISSFRNKPFVEIAVDVIHPFTGDEISREELHRMASDAYATFDTPDVTPLVELKPGLTILELFHGPTLAFKDVAMQLLARLMDHVLDKRNARATIVGATSGDTGGAAIEAFRSSKRVDVVILFPKGRVSDVQRRMMTTPLESNVHAVAIEGTFDDCQALVKAMFNDHAFRDRVELSGVNSINWARIVAQVTYYFWAASRIGAERPLSFSVPTGNFGDIFASYVAKRMGLPIEKLIIASNENDILPRAVATGVYAMKDVIATTSPSMDIQISSNFERYLFEASDRDADLVRSSMTSLIATGRFELGRVSQRLKEDFAAVSASEADVADAIRRTKAMYGYVLDPHTACAFVAAERVAPQGNTVILSTAHPTKFPDAIEAITGTRPTLPAHQAHLMTDAERFDTLPNSLSSVQNFVLQHCRVSTGTAL
- a CDS encoding DUF983 domain-containing protein, which produces MSSSSTSPSPFLVGLKCVCPRCGKGKLFSGPLNPLNMRDHCDKCGLDYKFVDTGDGPAVFGIFILGFFCVGGALIAEFKFGVPWWMHVLLWGILTPIFTVFLLRFLKATLIALQFRNKAEEGRVAKE
- a CDS encoding cytochrome c oxidase subunit 3, whose protein sequence is MADTHVKHHDYHLVNPSPWPLLASIAALLTAIGGIAWMRTHVDGEGVLGIKGWYLFAIGFTALVASAWAWWLDVIREANEGYQTPVVQLHLRYGMIMFIASEVMFFVAWFWAYFDNALFPAGVHELMNNAGQLVGLTTRDELFGGKWPPVPAETAASIPGYFKHTFNPWGLPLVNTLILLTSGCTVTWAHHSLLKNDRRGLVIGLILTVLLGITFTLCQAIEYSHAGFSFAGHAYGSTFFMATGFHGAHVIIGTIFLFVCLIRSIRGAFTPQQHFGFEAAAWYWHFVDVVWLFLFACIYVWGAGPIAPGAE